A single window of Oceanidesulfovibrio indonesiensis DNA harbors:
- the yidD gene encoding membrane protein insertion efficiency factor YidD has product MRRLLLLLLRGYQLGISPLKPPTCRFVPTCSQYACEAVTVHGACKGSLLAAWRLLRCNPLFKGGFDPVPPKKVSPAPHSAEGGPTR; this is encoded by the coding sequence ATGCGACGCCTTCTTCTGCTCCTTCTGCGCGGCTACCAGCTGGGGATATCCCCCCTCAAGCCGCCGACCTGCCGGTTCGTACCGACATGCTCGCAATACGCATGCGAAGCGGTGACCGTGCACGGAGCATGCAAGGGGTCGCTGCTCGCAGCGTGGCGTCTGCTGCGTTGCAATCCGCTCTTCAAGGGAGGCTTCGATCCCGTGCCTCCGAAAAAGGTCTCCCCGGCGCCGCATTCCGCCGAGGGCGGACCCACCCGCTGA
- the rpmH gene encoding 50S ribosomal protein L34, whose amino-acid sequence MSKRTYQPSKIKRKRTHGFLVRSRTKSGKALLRRRRAKGRKRLAC is encoded by the coding sequence ATGTCCAAGCGTACATACCAGCCGAGCAAGATCAAGAGAAAGCGGACTCACGGTTTTCTCGTTCGTTCCCGGACCAAGTCCGGCAAGGCCCTCCTGCGCCGCCGTCGGGCCAAGGGGCGCAAAAGATTAGCCTGTTAG
- a CDS encoding ATP-binding protein yields MFSVDATSTTLAIAMSAELEYIDAACMEASGFIDGHGLGSCRFAVLLGLREALANAIIHGSGSDAARTVRLELACAGNVIHVSVEDEGSGFDWASAGTAVPDPWSMGGRGLPIIMEYFDEMAFNESGNAIRFSKQCRSQPGMSIIKRDGDAAVVEPGRDIVATMADDLKKDLKELLNEGVNEITIDMQGVDLVDSIGIGLLIATHNSLTDLDGALRLTNVNGDIANLFGRMRLDKHFRIVTA; encoded by the coding sequence ATGTTCAGTGTGGACGCCACGTCGACTACGCTCGCCATCGCCATGTCGGCCGAACTGGAATACATCGACGCGGCGTGCATGGAAGCAAGCGGATTCATCGACGGCCACGGTCTGGGATCCTGCCGTTTCGCCGTGTTGTTGGGTCTGCGGGAGGCCCTGGCCAACGCGATCATCCATGGCTCCGGCAGCGACGCAGCACGGACCGTGCGCCTGGAGCTGGCGTGCGCGGGCAACGTCATCCACGTTTCCGTGGAGGACGAAGGGAGCGGGTTCGACTGGGCCAGCGCAGGAACGGCCGTGCCAGACCCCTGGAGCATGGGCGGGCGCGGGTTGCCTATCATCATGGAGTATTTCGACGAAATGGCCTTCAACGAATCGGGCAATGCCATTCGTTTCTCCAAACAATGCAGGAGTCAGCCAGGCATGAGCATCATCAAGCGCGACGGCGACGCCGCCGTTGTCGAACCGGGCCGGGACATCGTGGCCACCATGGCCGATGATCTGAAAAAGGATCTGAAAGAGCTGTTGAACGAGGGAGTGAACGAGATCACCATTGACATGCAGGGGGTCGATCTTGTGGACTCCATCGGCATAGGGCTTCTCATCGCCACGCACAACTCGCTTACGGATCTGGACGGGGCGCTGAGGCTCACGAACGTCAATGGAGACATAGCGAATCTTTTCGGCAGAATGCGGCTCGACAAACATTTCCGGATAGTGACTGCCTGA
- the yidC gene encoding membrane protein insertase YidC: MDNKRVIIAVVLSMLVLVGWGFIFPPEPVHRMEPQQQGNVTQDSADPARTASLPTSADIEAPPLEVVEGELITVNTPLYTAVFNSHGGTLQQFTLHEYQQTIKPDSPDVDLVGTASPMGPMGLLLNRKATWNIGSWGAATDPEGNPVTEIDLSGEETGQLVFTGEVDGIRISRVLTFDPAKYLVREQVRLVNPMDHPLGGNLRFTLAAKHLTTGDDTYNMTRVAALTPSGLEEEKDVDDLATEGVIINNGVLWGGIQSNYFLLAVTPDEEQTQGDGVGFLAKMDDNVYRVALERRLGDLAPNSETLVNANYYFGPKSEKTMAGMPNQLDAAITYGWFDIIAKPLLVALNLFYDFAGNYGIAIIILTIVIKILFWPLSNKSYKSMNQMKKLQPMMAKIREKYKDDKQKMQQEMMNLYRTYKVNPAGGCLPMLLQIPVFIGLYQALLNSIQLRHAPFISHLPFTDIIWLADLSAKDPFYITPLVMGGTMFLQQKMTPQPGDPTQAKIMMFMPVIFTFIFLNFPAGLVIYWLTNNIISIAQQRWMLRKDA; the protein is encoded by the coding sequence ATGGATAACAAACGCGTCATCATCGCAGTGGTCCTCTCCATGCTGGTGCTCGTCGGTTGGGGCTTCATTTTCCCGCCGGAGCCCGTCCACCGCATGGAGCCTCAGCAGCAGGGCAATGTCACGCAGGACAGCGCCGACCCTGCCCGAACCGCCTCCCTGCCAACCTCCGCTGACATCGAAGCCCCGCCGCTCGAAGTCGTGGAGGGGGAACTCATCACCGTGAACACGCCGCTCTACACCGCGGTGTTCAACTCTCACGGCGGCACGCTCCAGCAATTCACGCTGCACGAGTACCAACAAACCATCAAGCCGGATTCCCCGGATGTCGATCTTGTCGGCACGGCCTCTCCCATGGGTCCCATGGGGCTGCTGCTGAACCGCAAGGCCACCTGGAACATAGGCTCGTGGGGCGCAGCGACCGATCCTGAAGGAAACCCGGTCACCGAGATCGATCTCAGCGGCGAAGAGACCGGGCAACTCGTTTTCACCGGCGAGGTGGACGGCATTCGCATCTCGCGGGTGCTCACGTTCGATCCCGCCAAGTACCTCGTGCGCGAACAGGTCCGGCTGGTCAATCCCATGGATCACCCCCTTGGCGGCAACCTTCGCTTCACCCTTGCGGCCAAGCACCTCACCACGGGCGACGACACCTACAACATGACGCGCGTGGCTGCGTTGACGCCCTCCGGCCTTGAAGAAGAGAAGGATGTCGACGACCTCGCTACCGAAGGCGTCATCATCAACAACGGCGTACTCTGGGGCGGCATCCAGTCCAACTACTTCCTGCTTGCCGTGACTCCCGATGAAGAGCAGACGCAGGGTGACGGTGTCGGTTTCCTGGCCAAGATGGACGACAACGTCTATCGCGTGGCTCTGGAACGCCGCCTTGGCGATCTGGCGCCGAACAGCGAAACGCTGGTGAACGCCAACTACTACTTCGGTCCGAAGTCCGAGAAAACCATGGCCGGCATGCCCAATCAGCTGGACGCCGCCATCACCTACGGCTGGTTCGACATCATCGCCAAGCCGCTGCTTGTCGCCCTGAACCTTTTCTACGATTTCGCGGGCAACTACGGAATCGCCATCATCATTCTCACCATCGTCATCAAGATTCTGTTCTGGCCGCTCTCCAACAAGAGCTACAAGTCCATGAATCAGATGAAGAAGCTGCAGCCGATGATGGCCAAGATCCGAGAGAAGTACAAAGACGACAAGCAGAAGATGCAGCAGGAGATGATGAACCTGTACAGAACGTACAAGGTCAACCCGGCCGGCGGCTGCCTGCCCATGCTGCTGCAAATCCCCGTCTTTATCGGACTTTACCAGGCACTGCTCAACTCCATTCAACTCCGGCACGCACCCTTTATCTCGCACCTGCCGTTCACGGACATCATCTGGCTTGCCGACCTTTCTGCCAAGGATCCCTTCTACATCACGCCCCTCGTCATGGGCGGCACCATGTTCCTGCAGCAAAAAATGACGCCTCAGCCCGGTGATCCGACCCAGGCCAAGATCATGATGTTCATGCCCGTGATCTTTACCTTTATCTTCCTCAACTTCCCGGCAGGGCTCGTGATCTACTGGCTGACGAACAACATCATATCCATCGCGCAGCAGCGCTGGATGCTCCGGAAAGATGCATAA
- a CDS encoding STAS domain-containing protein, with the protein MWRTPGRTSRISRPICWTSRKGGAAFDSELVTRIFRTAHAIKGSASLLGLDKVRELAHRVENVLDMVRSNEMEPTRAVAEAVVASLDRIAELVDDIAASESADTEALVSALTSLVSASLPPERHASLAKTRRVVLPDDRVAFEIPEHDLIQARKGGNFLYLVEYDLIADVHRKHKTPLDLLNFLEKSGLLLDCKMDIAAVGTLDDEITRRIPLYVLYATILEEDLVRAVFQVDSRYIHIVERDEKSGVEKAWPLAPRERVRPMATTTFDKDALDSMEAAFDESLARMGAATATAQEHNDMETELAPNVSGSDAAVALTGRLTIERAAEIKEMFAQALDAGDDVTVDLSRVEDADVTFLQVLWAAYKSAGQRGVRISLSGEIPEGLKEAAARAGLADLTPETQVQPDFPLLGRAVEG; encoded by the coding sequence TTGTGGAGGACACCAGGGCGGACCTCGCGGATATCGAGGCCGATCTGCTGGACTTCGAGGAAGGGGGGGGCGGCGTTCGACTCCGAGCTGGTCACCCGAATTTTCCGCACCGCCCACGCCATCAAGGGCAGCGCCAGCCTGCTGGGGCTCGATAAGGTTCGGGAGCTCGCCCACAGGGTTGAGAATGTCCTGGACATGGTGCGCAGCAACGAAATGGAACCGACACGCGCCGTGGCTGAAGCGGTGGTGGCGTCCCTGGACAGGATCGCCGAACTGGTCGACGACATAGCAGCGAGCGAATCCGCGGATACCGAAGCGCTCGTCAGCGCCCTGACCAGTCTCGTCAGCGCCAGCCTTCCGCCGGAGCGCCACGCGTCCCTCGCGAAAACGCGCCGGGTGGTGTTGCCGGATGATCGCGTCGCTTTCGAGATTCCCGAACACGACCTCATTCAGGCGCGCAAGGGCGGTAATTTCCTGTACCTCGTCGAGTACGACCTCATCGCCGACGTGCATCGCAAGCACAAGACGCCTCTCGATCTTCTGAACTTTCTGGAAAAAAGCGGTTTGCTGCTTGACTGCAAAATGGACATCGCCGCCGTGGGCACGCTGGACGACGAGATAACCCGCCGCATCCCACTGTACGTGCTCTACGCGACCATTCTGGAAGAGGACCTGGTGCGCGCGGTCTTCCAGGTCGATTCCAGGTACATCCATATCGTTGAACGCGACGAGAAATCCGGCGTAGAGAAGGCCTGGCCGCTTGCGCCACGTGAACGCGTCCGGCCCATGGCAACCACGACCTTCGACAAGGACGCCCTGGACAGCATGGAGGCGGCCTTCGACGAATCCCTGGCGCGGATGGGCGCCGCGACGGCTACGGCGCAGGAGCATAACGATATGGAGACAGAACTGGCGCCGAACGTGTCCGGTTCGGACGCGGCCGTCGCGTTGACCGGCAGGCTGACCATCGAGCGCGCGGCGGAAATCAAAGAGATGTTCGCCCAGGCTCTGGATGCGGGCGATGACGTGACCGTGGACCTTTCCCGGGTGGAAGATGCCGATGTGACGTTCCTGCAGGTGCTCTGGGCAGCGTACAAAAGCGCCGGGCAGCGCGGGGTGCGGATATCACTTTCCGGCGAGATACCGGAAGGTCTCAAGGAAGCCGCCGCCCGCGCCGGACTGGCCGATCTGACACCGGAAACCCAGGTTCAGCCGGACTTCCCGCTTCTGGGACGGGCGGTGGAGGGCTGA
- a CDS encoding TIGR03960 family B12-binding radical SAM protein — protein MRELLPLLPKPSRYLGVEEGVVVKPPHSVKARMALAFPDMYEVGMSYTGMSILYDAVNRIEHMWAERVFTPCREAAAILRERGAPLATLESDTPLAELDCIGFHVTHELCYTNVLFMLDLAGIPRKAADRTDEPIVLAGGGCTMNAEPLAEFMDCMVLGDGELILPELLDAVAAMRRQGLERPEMLRRLAEMDGVYVPSLHGFSGAKRTEEVAPQARRTLVRELDGVGYPRAPVQPFGAVHDRFTIEIARGCTRGCRFCHAGMTYRPVRERSLDELGRIVTEGLAASGYEELSLLSLSTGDFSALGGLFRQTVPRCAAEQVAISLPSLRVGSVTPEIMAAIAGIRRTGATLAPEAGSQRLRDVINKGITEEQLLEHVQNLFLHGWNGVKLYFMIGLPTETEEDLEAIVRLCRKVKETAFRTTPHKKGRITITGSVSPFVPKPHTPFQWERQLGLDEVKERIAFLKERFRQAKINFRYHLPEMSWLEGVFSRGDRSLSRVVERAYENGALFDSWNDSLDLAPWRSAMAELGMDPERYLAARDLDAPLPWEHIGCGVTREFLLRERKRALDAKVTPDCRYGACVSCGVCDCSAKGSVFAEEGKPAGIGHVLNQEARDQEPETESGQTIADTAAADQAARDTTEDACHELGTKASHVRIWYATRKEAAFLSQLELQPVFERAFRRAGLPLAFSQGFHPLPLISFGRALPVGVASECEYINCFFREPLDAAAVRRRLAPAMPAFLPITFVENLSMGKKQPQPVAEQFRLEVWTPRDRETVRAAWEAFREASEFPVEYESKKGLKMKDMRPFVTELATEGLEDAAVRFTLDWAAGYMSPLRIAQGICPELSLEKFLLTKESSRF, from the coding sequence ATGCGCGAATTGCTCCCCCTCCTGCCCAAACCCAGCCGCTACCTCGGAGTCGAGGAAGGCGTGGTGGTCAAGCCCCCCCATTCCGTGAAAGCCCGCATGGCCCTCGCATTTCCGGATATGTATGAGGTCGGCATGTCCTACACGGGCATGTCCATACTCTATGACGCCGTGAACCGCATCGAACACATGTGGGCGGAACGCGTATTCACCCCGTGCCGGGAAGCCGCCGCCATCCTGCGGGAACGCGGCGCCCCGCTCGCCACGCTGGAGAGCGACACTCCACTTGCGGAGCTCGACTGCATCGGCTTCCACGTCACTCACGAGCTCTGCTACACCAACGTCCTCTTCATGCTCGACCTCGCCGGCATTCCCCGCAAAGCCGCGGACCGCACGGACGAGCCCATCGTACTCGCCGGCGGCGGCTGCACCATGAACGCCGAACCCCTGGCCGAGTTCATGGACTGCATGGTCCTGGGCGACGGCGAGTTGATTCTGCCCGAGTTGCTGGACGCCGTGGCGGCCATGCGTCGCCAGGGGCTGGAGCGCCCTGAGATGCTCCGCCGGCTCGCGGAAATGGACGGAGTGTACGTGCCCTCCCTGCACGGTTTTTCCGGCGCGAAGCGGACGGAAGAGGTAGCCCCCCAGGCCCGGCGCACGCTGGTGCGGGAACTGGACGGCGTGGGCTACCCCCGCGCTCCGGTGCAGCCTTTCGGCGCGGTGCACGACCGCTTCACCATAGAGATAGCCCGCGGCTGCACGCGAGGCTGCCGGTTCTGCCATGCCGGCATGACCTACCGCCCGGTACGTGAGCGCAGCCTGGACGAGCTGGGTCGTATCGTAACCGAGGGCCTCGCGGCGTCCGGGTACGAGGAGTTGTCCCTGCTGTCCCTGTCCACCGGCGATTTTTCCGCATTGGGCGGCCTGTTCCGTCAGACAGTGCCCCGCTGCGCCGCGGAGCAGGTGGCCATATCCCTGCCATCCCTGCGCGTAGGCTCGGTAACGCCGGAGATCATGGCCGCAATCGCCGGCATCCGCCGGACCGGCGCGACTCTGGCCCCGGAGGCCGGCAGCCAGAGGCTGCGCGACGTCATCAACAAGGGCATCACCGAGGAACAACTGCTGGAGCACGTCCAGAACCTGTTCCTGCATGGCTGGAACGGCGTGAAGCTCTATTTCATGATCGGCCTGCCCACGGAGACCGAGGAGGATCTGGAAGCCATCGTCCGCCTGTGCCGTAAGGTGAAGGAGACAGCATTTCGCACCACGCCGCACAAGAAAGGACGGATCACCATAACCGGGTCCGTCTCGCCCTTCGTGCCCAAGCCCCATACCCCATTCCAGTGGGAGCGACAGCTCGGCCTCGACGAGGTCAAGGAGCGCATCGCGTTCCTCAAGGAGCGATTCCGGCAGGCCAAAATCAACTTCCGCTACCACCTGCCGGAGATGAGCTGGCTGGAAGGCGTCTTCTCCCGGGGGGACCGCAGCCTGTCCCGAGTGGTGGAACGCGCCTACGAGAACGGCGCGCTTTTCGACAGCTGGAACGACTCCCTGGACCTTGCGCCCTGGCGAAGCGCCATGGCCGAGCTCGGGATGGACCCGGAACGCTATCTTGCCGCGCGGGACCTGGACGCCCCCCTGCCCTGGGAGCACATCGGCTGCGGCGTGACCCGCGAATTCCTGTTGCGCGAACGCAAGCGGGCTCTGGACGCCAAGGTCACGCCGGACTGCCGCTACGGAGCGTGTGTTTCCTGCGGCGTGTGCGATTGCTCGGCCAAGGGGTCAGTCTTCGCCGAGGAAGGGAAGCCGGCGGGCATCGGCCACGTGCTCAACCAGGAAGCGCGCGACCAGGAACCGGAAACCGAGTCCGGACAAACGATTGCGGACACCGCCGCCGCGGACCAGGCAGCCCGGGATACCACCGAGGACGCCTGCCACGAACTGGGGACCAAGGCGTCACACGTGCGCATCTGGTACGCCACGCGCAAGGAGGCCGCCTTCCTGAGCCAACTCGAACTGCAACCCGTGTTCGAACGCGCCTTCCGACGCGCCGGACTGCCGCTGGCCTTCTCGCAGGGATTCCACCCGTTGCCGCTCATTTCCTTCGGCCGCGCGCTGCCTGTGGGCGTGGCAAGCGAGTGCGAATACATCAACTGCTTTTTCCGCGAACCGCTGGACGCAGCGGCTGTGCGCCGCAGACTGGCGCCGGCCATGCCCGCCTTCCTGCCGATCACTTTTGTTGAGAATCTATCCATGGGCAAGAAGCAACCCCAGCCCGTGGCCGAACAATTCCGGCTGGAGGTCTGGACCCCGCGGGACCGCGAAACCGTGCGCGCCGCCTGGGAGGCTTTCCGCGAGGCCAGCGAGTTCCCTGTAGAGTACGAATCGAAAAAAGGTCTGAAAATGAAGGACATGCGGCCGTTCGTCACCGAACTTGCTACAGAAGGGCTGGAAGACGCGGCCGTTCGCTTCACCCTGGACTGGGCCGCCGGATACATGAGCCCGCTGCGCATCGCCCAGGGCATCTGCCCTGAACTGTCTCTGGAAAAATTCCTGCTGACCAAGGAATCGTCGCGGTTCTGA
- the rnpA gene encoding ribonuclease P protein component: MCIRKRPEYLVCYEKGRRFASRSFMVFAYARPCENPGFRFGMAVSKKVGSAVRRNRVKRLIREFFRLRQHDIRESAERLSEQTGSPACLDFVCVAKRSARPESMTLAQVDQELWPVLNKVAKTMAVDPRRRPAHQGDTSSH; this comes from the coding sequence CTGTGCATTCGCAAACGGCCCGAATATCTCGTGTGCTACGAGAAGGGCCGCCGTTTTGCATCCCGGAGCTTTATGGTTTTCGCGTATGCGCGGCCGTGCGAGAATCCGGGATTCAGGTTTGGCATGGCTGTGAGCAAGAAAGTCGGCTCCGCCGTGCGGCGCAACCGGGTCAAGCGATTGATCCGTGAGTTTTTCCGGTTGCGCCAGCATGACATCCGCGAGTCGGCCGAACGGTTGTCCGAACAGACGGGGTCTCCCGCCTGTCTGGATTTCGTTTGCGTGGCCAAACGCAGCGCCAGGCCGGAGTCCATGACTCTTGCGCAGGTGGACCAGGAGCTCTGGCCCGTGTTGAACAAGGTCGCCAAAACCATGGCCGTAGACCCTCGGCGCCGCCCGGCGCACCAGGGCGATACGTCCTCTCATTAG